Genomic segment of Falco peregrinus isolate bFalPer1 chromosome 5, bFalPer1.pri, whole genome shotgun sequence:
TGGATAACGGGCCCCACGCTGGACCTGCCCAAGACGGCCATCTGTCCCGCATAAATACGGTTTGCCCCGTACTCCCCGGCATGGTCCACGCGGATGATGCGGTCTATGACGGGCTTGTTGATGCCCTCCAGAGTCACCCGCGTGCTGCAGAGCCTGAGGGGAACCCCTCCGGCGGGCGAAGCCCACCGCCCCCGGAGACCTGCCGGAGAGACAAAGGTGACGCCAGCTCCACCGCCGcccagcccccgcccgcggCAGGCGGCCCCGGCCGGCGGTGCGAGGCCCCGGGCGGCGTGAGGCGGTGCCCCGCCAGGCTGAAGTGGGGGCAGGCGCGggggccgagccgagccgagccccTACCCGCCCGGCAGCGCCGCAGGGCACACCGCACAGCCGGAGCCGCGGCGGCCGCCACCTCCATCCCGCTGACCCCCACAGCTCCTCCCCGCGTCGCGCCGCCGCGCCGTCATCACcgcgggccgccgccgcgcggCCCGCCCCCCCGCCATTCCCATTGGCTCCGCCAGCGGCGCTGCATTGGAAAGCGGAGCTGTCAGTCAGCGCCCGCGTCCCCTGGCTGCCGTGGGAACGGCGGCACGAGCCGGCCCGGGCGCGAGCGGCGGGGCGGAGCCAGCGCCGGCCACCTCCAACAGGCAGCCGGTAGAAAAACAATGAATCGGTGACCGCGCGTGGATTTCTTTACAACGAAGCCAGAAAACATTCCAAAACATTCCATAGAGAGAACAGTTTCTCACATATTAACTAACAGAGTACTGCTGCAAATTTCAAGTAACAAACACGACTCTGTACAGAAAACCCTCATGCACAATCTTtgaatgaagaaaacaattatCAGTCTACTCAACCAGCGCTCCGAGCCCCACGGCTCCAGCGGTTCACTCAGGCCAGAATAAACGTCAACTTGAATGATCCTGACACACACTTCTGAACGCTGTATTTCCTAACTGCAACTTAACTCTAAATATCCATACTTTAGAACAAAGAACAGTAGTCAAGATGTTTGTACAAGAATAAAACACAAGTAATAATGCCctaacacatttaaaaaaataattattaaaaaaaaaaaaaaaaggctgcttcagagcagagaggcTGGCACCCAAGAGCAATGGCTTTCCCTGCGCCAGCCGTGTGCTGCTTGGTGACCTGATGGGTGGCCTCTTCCTATTCCCAGTGTTTATTCAGAGCTCTTTTATCAGCTTGTTTTCTCTGAACCATTTTGTGAAGTTATCCAGTGTTCAACTGCACTCGCtatttcacagcaaaataaagaaagtCTCCtctctaaaaatatttagaaaactgCTTTCAACCTCATGCCATCgtttcttctatttaaaaatactgaccCACGCCTCTttcttgctttggttttaaaagataAGTGAGTTGGGAACATGTGAAACCACACCTTTCCCCTCGCTCCTGAGTCTTAAAGCATCAATTGTAAGAGCAGTGCAGAATTCTTAAAAGTTTCAGTTCTGATCACATTTTACCCCAaacccctgaaaaaaaatagggaCTTAAACCCCAACAACCCTGAAATTGTAGCAGCAATAATGTGTCCTACCATACAATTTCTGGGACAGGTCCAACACAGTATAAATGAACTAAATTTCCAGTCTTAGAAACTTTAAGGCTCACTAGCATAATCTAGACTAAGACCGTAAGCGTCCATCACACAGACCACAGTGCCAGGGTGCTGGTCAGCTGCTCAGTTTTTAGGTGCTGCAGATGCTTCTGCTCTTATTTAGTGGTTCTGGGAGTTTCAGGAAGTCAGGTTTTTCTTGGGTTTCATGGTTTTCAAAGATGCCTCTGAGCTTCCGTTATCTTTCTGATCAGGAACAGCTTGTCACGACTCTCCTGGAAAGACACAATAAAAATGTCTAGATGAACAGAAGTAGTACAAGTTCTCTATGAACAGCTCACTTCttattagaaataaatagaTGCACTCACGACATTGTACCCCAATTAGTGGCTCCTGCACACTCTCAACTGCCTGAACAATTTTAAGTTTACAATAGTCTTGACTTCGATTATCTCATGTTAAATCACATACTAAGAGTTCTGCGTTGAGCCTAGTAAAACATCTCACACCCCTAAAAACTTAAAACCATGCTTCCACGTGTGGTTGAAACCTTCTGTGTGTTAGAAGCCTAACAacagtggaataaaaaaaagtggaaacaaaaataaaaagcacacaaGGATTTTCAGAATTCCTAACTGATTTAGGGACCCTTGGAAAAGCCGTAAAGCTTTTGCTCCTAAATTCCTTACTCTTCAAAAATCTCTCTCCAGCACTGTCTTTTTCTGAGGACAGGTTGTTAAATGCCACATCTAAAAGAAGAACATACCAAGAAATGGACTATTTCCTAAGAAAGTAAGAAGTCTTACTAGTGAGCTAGGCTCTGACTAGAGCAGTCTGACAGGCCACAGGATATGAATGCTGTCAAACATGGCAGAGCTTCTGATGGCCACAAAGAAGCATGTCTGCACCGGCATTGTTCTCCAAAGGACCAGTGACTTGCCCCACTATGAGtacctgctgcaggcagtgctgggaccTGCACTGTGGAGCAAGACCAGACACGCTACAGCAGAAATACGGGCCTGGAGGGAAGAGTAGGGAGCTGGTGCGTGTTTGTGAGAGCAGAGAAGGGAACAGAGGTGGGGATTGTGTAAGATGGTGGAGGGGACAGGAAGCATTCAGGTTCTCGTttggtagaaaaaaaacatgcagatgGGTGGATTTAAGTAAGACAACAGACGAAGAATAGGGAAACCACTTCTCAGAGGTGCATCTCAGGCATGTGTGCTGCCTGATATAACcagaccttgctgcagctgcaagtGACAGCCAAGAAAACCAACCAGACCATCCTGCTTTGGTTATCTTTCTTGTGTAATCTGTAAAACATCCTTCACTGCCTGGGCAACACCAAGTATCCAGAAGACTATGAAAACTGCTGTTCCTCTGTATGCCTGATTACTGACacaacaaatacaattttaggGTCACAGAAAAGCAGGTTACATCTTACCATAACCAGctgctccctcagctgctcaaCCACTCGCTTGTGTGCTCCAGCCAAGGCAATAAAATAGAACATAACGAGGCtgcaaacaacaaaccaacattACGTGTTAGCGTCGTGTAAACAGAGTTAGTCAGGAAAAGGTTGTTACAGGCTAGAGGAATTGTCAGTTTGTGCATTTGCTTCAgatgagaagctgctggaataaaaaaaaaataatttaaaattcaacATACAGTTGGGGTAGGCTGGGCACAGCTCCGCTCAAAAGCATCTGCTGAGGTTAtctgtgctggcagggagagTACTAGGAGAAACACAGGTATGGCCACTTTCAGACATTACAGGttgtgttctctctctctctggtcAGTTCCTGCCCTGCAGGAAAAGTGTGTGTATGGGGGGGTTGCTCCTCAGAAATTTACTTTAATGAGGTTTCACTGGAGTAACTCTTTGCTCCCACTGGGATTTCTCACTATGGTAAACAGCCACACATCAGTATTGCAGCCATTCCTTACAGTGCATATTCTAGATGTAATCTGTGACTCTGATTATCCACAACACATTAAATGATGAAGAGCAGTAGCAAGAACAAGAATGGCACAAATGCCTATACaaataatgtgttttcttgTCCAAATAATTAGTAGTAGGGTAGCAGTGCAAGTCATCCTCCACCTCTTACACAGGCtttatgataaaataaaaaaaagaaaaaaaaaccaaccaaaaagaGGACTTGTCATTTCCCATGTATGCAATAACAGGCTCAGTTCAGAACACATAAACATGTGTTATGGAAGACAAGGCTGGGTGGACTCTGAAATAAACTGCATGGTTTCTCAAGTGTAGAAGTTGTAGAAAGGATCATGTAACAAAGCCCCAAGATCTGAAAACAGGCAGGTTAAAcccaaatgtaaaaaaatccatttaaacgttaaaaaaaaccccaaatttttaCTGCAGGAGTGACCAAagactggaacaggctgcccagagaggttctCTGAGAGGAGTCTCCATCTTCAGAGATATTTGAAACCTAACGGGACACAGCTCCTGAGCACCTGCTCAGGACCCTGTTTTCAACAGGAGGGTTAGATTAGATGACCTTTGCAGGTGACCgtcaatcttaaaaaaaaatacctgtgatCCTACATTGAATTTTATCATACAGAATTGACTGTTTTGAGGACTCTgatgctgtttctgtttttttaaaggtttgtgGATAGGATTTGTGATGACATGGCTTAAAATGCTAATTTGCAGAATGATTCACAGTTGACTTTTGAGAAGGACAAGTGTGGGATAGGGGACATGCAAGAGGAAACAGAATTAAAGCTAATGAGTGTGACAACATGAGCAAAGACATAAGAGCTAAGGATTCATATGGGCTTTGATGCTTTTGACTGCAGATGGAAGATCTGGTCTAATAGTTGTTTGGTATCAGCTCAGTAAGGAAGGAAATGAACTACGCAGCTGCATGACTGAATCAGGTCTCCACAGTACTCACCAAACGaccagaaaaaaaggcactgcAAAGGCTTCTGATGCTATGCCATAAAGGATCTGCTGCAGACCTGTTGGAAACCCAAGCACTGTATCTGGAACAACTGCCCATGAAGTGTTAAAACTCCTGAACGGCCCACATGCTTTGGAGGAGGGGATACTGTCaaagaagcagaacagaaaggagATGCTACACCAAAATGTAAAGACAACATAATCCAGTCCAAGTTCAGCACCATTTTGCTGATGGGCTAAAAGTGTCCTTTGTCTTAAAAACTGTAATTCTTAGTTCTTATAAACAagttataattttatttattatacaCTGTATATTTTATTCCAATTTATCATTCCAAAATAGCGTGCCTGTTTTTAGGGAACTGACAACTTAGAACAGATGTCAACTTCATAGAAATTAAATTGTCACTTACTATGCTATGCTGATTCCCAAAGGAATAAAAGCCAAGAGGAGCCCAATCAACAGCaccaccaagaagaaaaaattggaACTTGATGCTCTGATAGGCTTAGCTGCAGGTTTACGTGTGTGTATCAAACTGATCTGAAGAGGGAAAACAAGCAAGACTGTTATGAGGACATCTGTATACATATGTCCAAGTACACTTTCTCCACCAACTCAATATTCCATTCTCAAATATGCTGACAGCTACCACCTAACCAACATTCCTTTGACATACATGGACTCAAAAAAGAGCTAAGGCAAGAACGCTTTACATTCTGGTATAAGTCAATGTCTCCTATTTTGAGTAAGAATTTGATCCAGAGGGCCTCATACACTTGCACAGAGTCAACTGGCACAATCATTTGGTATACAATCCATATCGCAAGCCTTCAGCTTTGTTCTGCCACATCTTCACTGGGTACACCCCCTCTTGTAAGaactaaaacatcagtaagGATTTGATGCACAGAAGTAGCTGTGTGGTCACAGAGCAAAGCTTCATATATGCAGAAACTACATCCTGAACATCCAACCCAGcttgtattttccattttgcttccAAATTTTTAGCAGCTTGGCAAAATTTTGTCAAAGTTCTAAGCTGTGTTGCTAGTAAACAGATCATTGCAGAAAAGTGATCTAAACTAGCTTTATTACataaaaaggttttattaaaaaaaaccttgacAAGTCATTGAAGAGGTAGTTATTAAAACGTTGGTTTGCttgatttcaaagcaaaattccaCCTTCTCCTAAAACCaagaaactacagaaaatgGAATGCCACTGCCTATATTTCCAGTACACTGCATTCTGGGGTGGTTttaggggtttttgtttggtttaaatCAACTGCATACCTATATTACAAAAGCCACAGAAACATGTTCGATTTTGTTTACCACACCTCCTCATTacctttttaatgtaaaatatgaTGAAGTATTTTATAGTTGCTATTGCAGGGAGAAGTGGTGAAAAGAAGGTTCCAATCCAGCAGATAGTCTGCCCATAAATGATTTCCAGGACATTGTCAGGAATTCCAAATTCCGGCAATCCACACCACTGAACTGGCTTGCAAGAGCAATGAGTAACTAACAACCTAAAACCAAAGAACACAATTAGTTCTAGATTAAAGTTATAGAGCTTAGCTGAATTCTAATGCATTTGGAACACACAGATATTTAGCATTTAATCATTAAGCAACgtaagagaaaaatatctgaagaacAAAAGACTCAACTATCAAAAACTACACAGCCATCTGAATAGCAAAGTACTCAAACCACCAGAAATATGTTtgcattttactttaaaactgGTAATCTGGTTAGAAATATAGGgaattaataacaaaaaaaaaaatgcgtTTCATACACCATTTGCAAAACTATGCTTAAAAAGCAGAGATACTTACTTTCTAGGAAAGTCCACAAACAGGGTCATAGCAAGAATTATCATAAAATCAAATATCATCAGTTTATACATTTCTTGCCCAACTTCAGATTCCCAGCACTACGAAAACAagccagggaaaacaaaaatgggaGTCtaaataagtgaaaaataaatctatcaACCACTAAAGCAACAAATGTCCCAGTCAGTGAACACCATAAAGTTCAAATTGTATTAACTCCCATTTCGAAATTATTTAAGTGTTTCAGAGCTTCTACAccaagctttttgtttgttttgttggggttcggttggttggttggttgtggggttttttttgaggaaagGCCATTTATCTTACTGGAGCAAAAGGCAGTAACACAATTGTCTCCAAAACAGAGCTACCTCAAACAAGCGTCATGGTAGTCAGAAAGTCTATGCTAAAAAATAATCTGCCACTGGACCAATTCTAATTAGTTTTAGACAAACAAAAGATATACAGAAGAACTGCACTGGTTTGCACTGAGCAGAAAGAATCAGCACCAGGTATAACATGAACAGCAACCCCAGGTCTGATTCCGAATATCTCTAGACAAGCAAGTCTCACGGAAAACAGATCTCTATTCACATGTTCAGGTGATTAAAGACCAAGATAAATCTGCTTACAGGATAAAGTTCGTAATTGTATCCACAGGCCTTACACTCATCAGTGGCACAGTAGGAGATGTGACTCCACAGCGAGAACAAGAGAACACCGATATTGGCCAACCGCACAAAGACACACCTGGAAGAAAGGCAAAACCCAATcccaaaccagccaaaaaaGAGCTGTTCTAACACCTGGCTCACCTTGCACAGGAGTCCCAGGAAGGCTTGAAACACAAAAGGGTTGTACAGAGCTTTAATGGAACAGCCAGCTAAAtaataaacacatttctttccatAGTAGTAAGTTAAATTGCTTTTCACCTTCcctgcttgtttcttttctcagtatGGTTCCCAGATCAGTCATTTCAATTGCAGATCTTCATGCTGCAACCGGCTGCGATTCTCCCAAGTACAGTTCGAGAGGCCAGATGACAACACTGTGTGCAGCATCTCCCTCTCATGTGGCTTCAGGCCTCCAGAATCAGTAAGCCAAattgaaaatacaaagcacaggGGCTTGCAAAGTTCAGATGCTTCAACCCAGATCTTACTGCTTTAAGGTGCCAAGCACCCGTTGTTCATGCTCTCACACTGAAGTATCTTTTAGCCCCAAAATTTTAACTTCTCCCTTGAGCTACGTCATGCTTCAGTCACTGCTGTACACACACATTTGCTCATTCAAGGAACTGCTGCATGCAAAGTGGTATGaacccacagctctgcagccacaaCTTCTCTACTAACTATTCAGGTTGTTGAAGATGTCCAGATCACACAGCTAAATGGGACCGAGAGAAACACCTGGACACTGAAATGACTGCTCTGTACTGTCTTCAAAACAGGGAATTGCTtccagatttaaaattaaaatttccaaCTAAACAAGTCAAACAACGCCTGCTTGGCTTCCAGTGCCCAAGATCCTCCAGTGCAGAGTCCAACCTCTCTGCTCCTTGATATTTCAATGTTTACAATATTTATAACCTGCCAAGAACAAGCTGTTGAAACATCCAAGGCcacaataaaaatgtctttaccTCATGAGTGTCAGCCTGATTTCAAAGGCTGGTGAATAATCTTCAAATCTGATCAGAAATGAGAAGATCTGGGGAGCAATGAAGTTGGCCAATGTGATCACCATGGAAGGCAAATACTGCACTAAGAGATTAGCTTGGAAGTTCGTGTTGTTGATGTCCTGTACAAGAAGAGATGAgagaaagacaataaaaaaaccacacttcCCTGCCATCATGCTCTCTCCAGCTACTCACTAGCTTCTCTTGCCCAGGATTCAGGTAGCATCTTTTACCCTGTCTTCATTCTCTGCCTATATTTGGAACTACAGGCCTGACCACTGCTGCCTACCTCTGCAGTTTGCTGCTACGCACCCTTGCTTTCTCCTGCTCCCTTCACCAGTAACTCCCTTCACTTGCAGGTATGAGTATTTCTGTGCTTCCCCAAAGCTTCCATTTGAAGAGGTTCATCTCACCAAGGCTTGTGTCTGACTATGTTGTCTAACCCAGCACTAAGGCTACCAGCTTCTACACCTACGTCAAAGTGCAGACTTTTCAAATTATTCTCACTGGTGCCAAGCAGCTCCCCTACTTTCCTACCATCTTAACAAGCTCTTCTACCTACTCATTTAGGCAAGGTCAGGATATCAAACTTTATACATAAAGCCCACAGTAAGTGAAGCTGTTTTTCAAGTTGTTCAGTGTTGTGCTATCTTCTTTCTCTGCCCTCAAACAATACCTCTGACATGCCTCTTGGTCCCCATTTCCTGCTTCTCTCTCCGCAATCCTGTCAGGTTACAGAACAGTTAGGTCCACCATGAGCACAGCTTTCCCCATGCACAGCCAGAGCCCATCACATTGAACGGTAAACAGAGGGGACAGAAAAAGTGTGGTCCCCATTCGTATCAGGCTAATTCAATCCTGGGGTCCTACAGAGAAGTCAATTACTGTTGCAAAACTGTTGAAACTATTATCTGCTCTTGTTACGCTTCTGAATCGCTCTTTCCATCTGCTTGTCCTGCCAGGAGTGAATAACCCCCCTCAACCTGAATCTTCCCACTGCTGATGcaaaaaccttttcttctgcaaagcactCCATGTTCACAGCCTTCCTGTTTCCCCACACCACTGCAACTCAAGCCACAATATAGATCCTAATCTTTACTCCCCTGCTGTTCATTTTTGCACTTGAGCAGTGAACCAGACCAAGAAACTGAACATGATGAAGTTTGTTTTAACCAGATCAGTTCCGTCCACCAGTTCACTACCCAGACACAAAAGTGCTTGTACTAGCAGATCACAGTGAGGCGAGAACAGTTACAGGGGAAGGACAGTGAGGGCTCCTTTTCTGGACAACTGCATTAGCTCCAAGGCACACGACACTGAAGCCTCCACACCAAAGGGAGACATCACTGGGGAGTTTTTGCACATGGTTCTTGACCTTTCTCACTCCCTCCTAAAAAAATTCTATGCCTGTAGAAAGTGTTTGCAGACCCCTTGCATGAAAGGTGCTATATTAAGATACGTGACTCTTTCACAATATTTCCTCTTGCTGTAATCACCAGCCCCGCTTTAATCTGCCTTAATGTCAGATCTAATACTTACATTGGAGTTTTCTTGAGAGAAGACAGTTGCTCTATAAATAGAGTAAAAACATCCTGATAAAACTGCAATGACAattatgtttataaatattctCAGAGAGTAGATGCGtagcttttctttcattgtcCTGTCAGCtattttttgcttcagtctttcttCCTCCAAGTCTGTctacaaacaaaagaaaaaggatgcgTAGCTTTCTGGTACAGCATAAAACATGGGGGAACATGTTTTCTACCTCTGGAATGTGTAAATCCATAGCCTGTTCTAGGAGGGTCACTCCACCACCTGCCCAAGCACACTGAACTGTGAGTGCCTCTTCATTGACACAAACAGGTCCAGGCAGCAGGGGCAGACCCTGTGTGCTCAGTCTCCTCAGGCTGAGCACCCTGCAGCCAGACAAGTGTCTCATAATCCTCTTACCTCCACTGTATCAGCAACCTATCTCCTTGAGGACAAAAAGACAACTGCTTTTTTATCGTGAGACTGATCTCAGATAGCTTGGTACTAAACTCTGAATCAGGTAAATGAGCCCACTCATCTCATTATTTCTGCAGGTGAATAACCCGTCCTCACCCCTCACCGCTATGGCTCAAACTTCGTTCTCCTACTCTTTGTGAAGAAAAACTGGGAGATGGCACAACAGCAAGAAGCAAAGTCTTGAGCAGCTTGTCATGTGAACATGATGGATTTCACCTTAGCTGAAATACAATATTGCCTGTGAAGGCAATTTAACCTGGGCAAACCCACAGATTACCCAGATATTTTCTGAGGACTTATTTCCATCAAATAGTAATATTAAGGGGCGAGTTCTGCTAAGGTGTGAGTTCTAGAGGTAAAAGTGCGGTAAGTTAAGGAGGTTCTGCTTATATGATGAAACAAGATGACCATGAACTTGAGCAGCAAGCAGCTCACTGTAATTTATTAAATCTGAAATTACTGCTTTGTGGTTTGAAGTGGAAGTATCTTTTCAAAGGTAATCGTATCACTACACAAATCTCTGCTTCCAGTGTGCAGAGAGCAAAGAGAAGGTACGGGTTTCAACAGAAAAGCCTTTCAGGCTCTTTTCAGAGAGCTTTACAATGCGGGAAATCCATTAGCTGCATCAACATTTGTATGTGCGTATGTGTCAAAGACACCTAGCGAAAAACTTCCAGTATCTTCTTACTGCAACAGTGCTCTCAACTTGTATGAAGAGTACCATCCAAATTTTACCCCTCCCCCAAACTACTGCCTACCACACTGCAGACTTGTAACCCAGAATACTCAAACTGATTCCCGACAGTACAAGGGTTTTGCCCGCAGCTGAGATAGTTTCTACATAATCCAACAGGAAAAGCTAACACAGGAAGCGGGACTGGAGTGTAAGGAAGGGGCAGATAAGCAACAAGCTAACAGGCCCATGGGGGAAGGGCTGTCAACCTCAGTGCCAATCCTTCTCACGTTGCACCACAATTCTAACTAGCCACAAAGCATGCAAGAGGATGTGGGTTGCCCTGCTCCCaatataaaatacttcaatCCTTCTTATTCCATTATCTGCAAAATTATACACCTCTCTTTTTTAGCCATCTAAGCTATTTGGAACCGTAACCATAGCAAAATGAAAGTTACTCACTTGGAGCTCATATTGCAAGCTGCGATGTTTTAGCTGTGCTGCATTTGGATCCGTAATGCAGAAGTCCCACCCTGCAAAAACTTTGTTACAGTAACTCTGAAATTGATCTTCAT
This window contains:
- the TMC7 gene encoding transmembrane channel-like protein 7, giving the protein MSERGAAAEAPGWLAGSELSRPEEPRGAAPAGFLQQLPSYQSALRRRVPAAGTQERRAAPRGSGRLGSAEARGPEPEGDELPARPAREYPLSIAEKRKLRDCQQADIKYESGWNKWKRTSSKSLKKVLNEVKELSSYLELWRHDIHSIEGKFGTGIQSYFSFLRFLVLLNFIIFILMFSFVTLPSVISTYGIFNSSFAKIPPKNIEPHCTVYKPSGNKGLVYFYTYLKDLLSGTGFLEATTLFYGYYTIDAAWLSILRYNLPLAYLLATFAYLALSLLWIIKRSVEGFKQNLVHDEDQFQSYCNKVFAGWDFCITDPNAAQLKHRSLQYELQTDLEEERLKQKIADRTMKEKLRIYSLRIFINIIVIAVLSGCFYSIYRATVFSQENSNDINNTNFQANLLVQYLPSMVITLANFIAPQIFSFLIRFEDYSPAFEIRLTLMRCVFVRLANIGVLLFSLWSHISYCATDECKACGYNYELYPCWESEVGQEMYKLMIFDFMIILAMTLFVDFPRKLLVTHCSCKPVQWCGLPEFGIPDNVLEIIYGQTICWIGTFFSPLLPAIATIKYFIIFYIKKISLIHTRKPAAKPIRASSSNFFFLVVLLIGLLLAFIPLGISIAYIPSSKACGPFRSFNTSWAVVPDTVLGFPTGLQQILYGIASEAFAVPFFLVVCLVMFYFIALAGAHKRVVEQLREQLVMESRDKLFLIRKITEAQRHL